In Montipora capricornis isolate CH-2021 chromosome 4, ASM3666992v2, whole genome shotgun sequence, a single genomic region encodes these proteins:
- the LOC138045916 gene encoding uncharacterized protein, producing the protein MRTNCLRVIKNLSSLTVIPFLTLEVKKVCWYAGLWQATGPTLPCTCSNCSVQLTTKREECQCCKEIDRCGKVMESFGDSKQCITLHPGFQDVRPALGLKTKSGKTYRMLFDQGQRSEAEFF; encoded by the exons ATGCGCACCAACTGCCTGAGG GTAATTAAAAATCTTTCCTCCTTGACTGTAATTCCATTCCTAACActtgaagtaaaaaaagtgTGCTGGTACGCTGGATTATGGCAAGCTACGGGTCCTACGCTACC GTGCACCTGTTCAAATTGCTCTGTTCAGTTGACAACCAAACGAGAAGAGTGCCAGTGCTGCAAAGAAATCGATCGTTGTGGCAAGGTTATGGAAAGTTTTGGTGATTCTAAACAATGCATAACACTCCACCCTGGGTTCCAGGATGTTAGACCCGCTTTGGGTCTCAAAACAAAATCTGGGAAGACCTACCGAATGTTGTTTGATCAGGGACAGAGATCTGAAGCAGA GTTTTTTTAG
- the LOC138046523 gene encoding uncharacterized protein → MNAPPKVTFPSYDDNSFKTIPLPPVHNIACDQYESTDAVDTGQESDEDDEIDNDNDDEDMDPSWILSDVEQFLSDDDMEVEPSEDEFEESPPHMEKKFLVFGSCLNELLKRCPECGDAIIQQKNKTSGSMLLVELTCHSGHTKTWESQPVVKRKPLGNLLLAAAILFTGNTFTSISNLASCLNLQFFCERVFYDTQRKYLFPVVNEAWEAENNGQIDALTSKAVVNLEGDGRCDSPGHCAKYGTYTLMDEDTGNVVAFNVVQVSEVSSSNAMEKEGFTRCIEMLERKGVNITRVATDRHVSIASCMSKDYPHITHQYDVWHLSKWVVKKLTNKAKQKGCEELAPWIQSISNHLWWSAATCDGSVQMLWEKWKSVLDHVSNRHKWSGNSLFHQCCHRRICSSEAKKICWIKPGTTAHLALEEVVLNNKLLKDLAKLTDFCHTGKIEVYHSMMLKYCSKREHFSYKGMVARTQLAALDNNANTDHKQAGIKEGEREGEARYKLCFPKANKRWVVKPITEKKSFQCLSGLLSEVVKRVELGNAVAPPMPVHLLKNIASKPAPIMADAIKQHRSRFNR, encoded by the coding sequence ATGAATGCACCCCCAAAAGTAACTTTTCCAAGCTATGATGACAACAGTTTCAAAACAATTCCCTTACCTCCTGTACATAATATAGCATGTGATCAGTATGAGTCTACAGATGCTGTTGATACTGGTCAAGAaagtgatgaagatgatgaaattgataatgacaatgatgatgaagatatgGACCCCAGCTGGATATTATCAGATGTCGAACAGTTTCTATCTGATGATGACATGGAAGTGGAACCATCTGAAGATGAATTCGAAGAGTCCCCTCCtcacatggaaaaaaaatttctggTCTTTGGTTCATGTCTTAATGAACTTCTAAAAAGATGCCCAGAATGTGGGGATGCTATCATCCAGCAGAAGAACAAAACCTCTGGTAGTATGTTACTAGTTGAACTAACTTGCCATAGTGGCCATACAAAAACATGGGAATCCCAACCAGTTGTAAAAAGGAAACCTCTTGGAAACCTGCTATTAGCAGCAGCTATACTCTTCACAGGTAACACCTTTACAAGTATCAGTAACCTTGCCTCATGTCTCAACCTTCAATTCTTTTGTGAACGTGTTTTTTATGACACACAAAGGAAATATTTGTTCCCAGTTGTTAACGAAGCATGGGAGGCTGAAAACAATGGGCAAATCGACGCACTTACCTCCAAGGCAGTGGTTAATCTAGAAGGGGATGGGAGATGCGATAGCCCTGGACATTGTGCCAAGTATGGTACTTACACATTGATGGATGAGGACACAGGAAATGTAGTGGCATTCAATGTTGTCCAAGTCAGTGAGGTGTCCTCATCCAATGCAATGGAGAAAGAGGGCTTCACcagatgcattgaaatgttggAGAGGAAGGGAGTTAACATCACCAGAGTGGCAACAGACCGCCATGTATCTATCGCCAGCTGCATGTCCAAGGACTACCCACACATTACCCATCAATATGATGTATGGCATCTGTCCAAGTGGGTGGTCAAAAAACTGACAAACAAGGCTAAGCAAAAGGGTTGTGAGGAGTTGGCCCCATGGATACAGTCCATCTCCAACCACCTATGGTGGTCTGCTGCAACATGTGATGGCAGTGTCCAGATGTTGTGGGAAAAGTGGAAGTCAGTGCTGGATCATGTCAGCAACAGGCATAAATGGTCTGGAAACTCCCTTTTCCATCAGTGCTGCCACAGACGCATTTGTTCCTCTGAAGCTAAGAAGATCTGTTGGATCAAGCCAGGTACAACAGCTCACTTAGCCTTGGAGGAAGTGGTTCTAAACAATAAGCTTCTTAAAGATCTTGCTAAACTGACTGACTTCTGTCACACTGGGAAAATCGAGGTGTACCACTCCATGATGTTAAAGTATTGTTCAAAACGGGAGCATTTCTCCTACAAAGGCATGGTTGCCAGGACACAGCTTGCTGCTCTTGACAACAATGCAAACACTGACCACAAGCAAGCTGGCATTAAGGAGGGTGAACGGGAAGGTGAGGCTCGCTATAAACTCTGTTTCCCTAAAGCAAACAAGAGATGGGTGGTCAAGCCAATTACTGAGAAGAAGTCATTTCAGTGTTTATCAGGTTTGCTTTCTGAAGTTGTCAAGCGCGTTGAGCTAGGAAATGCAGTTGCCCCGCCCATGCCAGTTCACCTACTGAAAAACATTGCCTCCAAGCCTGCACCAATTATGGCGGATGCAATAAAACAGCACCGCTCAAGATTTAACAgatga
- the LOC138046524 gene encoding uncharacterized protein, which translates to MAESGSSSKNFDGENNSERFSIQPYQFEPRIDSAEAESNPEEGMSGNESDIETANPRLQNSDWCACENCQIMERAESCVCCQEIDQVQNKLIEAVISGECEEQPKCITQHPGFHPVCINRWVLQTAWYQYKQQYKDPYDGAEHKLFRHIAYRQLAR; encoded by the exons ATGGCTGAATCTGGGTCCAGTTCGAAAAATTTCGACGGGGAGAACAATAGTGAAAGGTTTAGTATCCAGCCATACCAGTTTGAGCCAAGGATAGATTCAGCCGAAGCTGAAAGTAACCCAGAAGAAGGAATGTCTGGCAATGAAAGTGACATTGAAACCGCTAACCCCCGACTGCAAAATTCAGACTG GTGTGCTTGTGAGAATTGTCAAATCATGGAAAGGGCAGAGTCATGTGTTTGTTGCCAAGAAATTGATCAAGTACAAAATAAGCTAATTGAGGCTGTCATTTCTGGTGAATGTGAAGAACAACCCAAATGCATAACACAGCACCCAGGCTTTCACCCAGTGTGCATTAATAGATGGGTCCTGCAGACTGCTTGGTATCAGTACAAGCAACAGTACAAAGACCCATATGATGGGGCCGAACATAAACTTTTTAGACATATTGCTTACAGGCAATTGGCTCGATGA